One Mugil cephalus isolate CIBA_MC_2020 chromosome 10, CIBA_Mcephalus_1.1, whole genome shotgun sequence genomic window carries:
- the edc4 gene encoding enhancer of mRNA-decapping protein 4 isoform X2 has product MASNSNIDIEGATQHLRDILKLDRPGNSAAQYILSMSSSDVQTNEGQRKPSFNGELNGLLGVGLLGSTDRSTMSETSRPISTDMSCSQETKKICLSGDDGSTCIPITSNNVEIVASQDSSINSKARGSNKVKIQPVAKYDWEHKYYYGRLIAVSNSFLAYAIRGANNHAMIRVLSVEFAERSLLKGFTGAVTDLAFAHLDSSLLGCVDEAGNLMVWQLTCTGSKILDQIVVHIRRPEDTPLNSHRRLIWCPFILDDNEENQDDTSQTLALLHEDRAEVWDLEVLRANNTSWPVDDTELKDGLITIKGHTQRVSEGALSPDGTVLATASHDGYIKFWQIYIEGGQDKPRCLHELRPHGGRPLSCLLFCDNHKRQDPEVPFWRFLITGADQNQELKMWCTVSWTCLQTIRFSPDPLNSTLPSLKASLDLSSEYLILTDVQRKVLYVMELRQDLDKGKAGFTAVSEFLLTHPVLSFGVRDVSHSRLRHTEVLPAEEESESMTTEGTQGPTESKSGIQIKLYCVHTKSLQDVQILFQPSAGSSSPAFLPHSDSQDGLAGFSDHLTDQSSDKDSGSGSQTDLRKIPSLPAPSDFLSNSATSSGAMPKLMTPDAFMTPSTSVPASPGSSASSLTIVTAISSNSDSTNRAMDDVSQSPNRADNSSSSSLTLSASTSSPRAASAVLLPGLENLQALASPSGSLALDNPQVLDSPLLPPLGSPTRARSPDVISSASTAMSQDMPEIASQTLQLQRGLLPSLEPLSLSALQTDSMASAASALHLLTSPRTANNNNLLPLELGGADGPVGGAAESEPRLSHTPSLLENALSQENPGAGGGSSDGSVGHTSWPAAPDITRETRNSLRDNGLVDCSREESKERHLSSPYHRRSYHLTQNDSQDAGTEQSDPDDEVASLASSSGNCGSRSSHRLPVKDWKASPRGSPKVKRKIKKDDGESSQARHMDSAQFNTEVQDELLMLLRSQQRELTELRGQIETMQSSIMAQVEHVLTNHQEQEHHRLERVLAESQNHQQQLQEQLSQQLSHALGSALTSRMDKVLRDEMKKTVPQTISKSLEPVTGQLSNTIAARLAAVEVILKDNVVKVAKSKNTTDAIGRAAAEAMQGPIQAAYKDAFQSIVLPVFERGCQSMFQQINDSFKQGTQEYIQQLETHMKNKKQREQDTRDPMVGQLQQMIDSFQSSTDQLANNITANVRAEVQHQIQMMVGNLQESILSHVQRIVKGEVSLAMKEQQAVVTSSIMQAMRSAAGTPVPTAHLDYQTQQANILQLLQQGQLNQAFQQALSATDLNLVLYVCETIDSQQVFGQHPCPLSQPVLLSLIQQLSSNLSTRSELKMSYLEDAIMNLDHGDPLTRDHMSSVLAQVRPKLFTFLQQDPHSPLSKRARRLIMMLQGLVNH; this is encoded by the exons ATGGCGTCCAATTCTAATATCGATATCGAGGGTGCGACCCAGCATCTCCGGGACATCCTCAAGCTAGACCGTCCCGGGAACAGCGCCG CACAATACATTCTTTCAATGTCTTCCTCAGATGTCCAAACAAATGAAGGCCAGAGGAAGCCTTCTTTCAACGGAGAGCTCAACGGCTTATTGGGAGTCGGGCTGCTGGGGAGCACTGATCGGTCAACCATGTCAGAAACTAGCAGACCCATCTCTACAGATATGAGCTGCTCTCAGGAGACTAAGAAAAT CTGTCTTTCTGGTGACGACGGGTCTACCTGCATCCCCATCACCTCAAACAACGTGGAGATTGTGGCAAGTCAAGATTCCAGCATCAACAGCAAGGCTCGAGGCAGCAACAAG GTGAAGATTCAGCCGGTTGCCAAGTACGACTGGGAACACAAGTATTATTATGGCAGACTGATAGCTGTGTCCAACTCCTTCCTGGCCTATGCCATCAGAG GAGCCAACAACCATGCAATGATCCGTGTCCTGAGTGTGGAATTCGCTGAGCGCTCCCTGCTCAAAGGATTCACCGGGGCCGTCACAGATCTGGCTTTTGCCCACCTCGACTCCTCCCTGTTGGGCTGTGTAGACGAAGCGGGCAACCTGATGGTCTGGCAGCTCACCTGCACTGGAAGCAAGATACT AGATCAGATAGTGGTTCATATCCGACGACCAGAAGACACCCCACTGAACTCCCACCGCCGCCTCATCTGGTGCCCGTTCATCCTGGATGACAATGAAGAGAACCAGGACGACACCAGCCAGACCCTGGCCCTTTTACATGAAGACAGG GCTGAGGTATGGGACCTGGAAGTCTTGAGGGCAAACAACACCAGCTGGCCTGTTGATGACACAGAACTGAAAGATGGCCTCATCACAATCAAAGGACACACTCAG CGAGTCAGCGAAGGTGCACTGTCTCCAGATGGGACGGTGTTAGCCACAGCCAGCCACGACGGATACATCAAGTTCTGGCAGATATACATCGAGGGGGGACAGGACAAGCCCAG GTGTCTTCACGAATTGCGGCCACACGGAGGACGTCCCCTCTCTTGTCTACTTTTCTGCGACAACCACAAGAGGCAGGACCCAGA GGTTCCTTTCTGGAGGTTTCTGATAACTGGAgcagaccagaaccaggagtTGAAGATGTGGTGCACTGTTTCTTGGACCTGCTTACAAACCATCAG GTTTTCTCCGGATCCGTTAAACTCAACCCTGCCAAGCCTCAAGGCCAGTCTGGATCTGTCTTCTGAGTATCTGATCCTCACCGACGTCCAGAGGAAG GTTTTGTACGTGATGGAGCTACGACAGGACCTGGATAAAGGAAAGGCGGGTTTCACGGCCGTGTCAGAGTTTTTGCTGACCCACCCTGTGCTTAGCTTTGGGGTCAGGGATGTGAGCCACAGCCGGCTGCGACACACCGAGGTCCTcccagcagaggaggagagcgagagCATGACTacag AAGGAACTCAAGGACCCACCGAGTCCAAGTCCGGGATCCAGATTAAACTCTACTGTGTTCACACTAA gagtCTGCAAGATGTTCAGATCTTGTTTCAACCCAGTGCTGGTTCCAGTTCTCCAGCCTTCCTTCCACATTCTGATTCTCAGGACGGCTTGG ccggGTTTTCGGACCATCTCACTGACCAGAGCTCTGACAAGGACTCGGGGAGCGGCTCCCAGACTGACCTAAGGAAGATCCCATCGCTTCCTGCTCCCTCTGACTTCCTGTCGAACTCTGCCACCAGCAGCGGAGCGATGCCCAAGCTGATGACGCCTGACGCCTTCATGACACCAAGCACTTCG GTACCTGCGTCTCCTGGCAGCAGCGCTAGCAGCCTGACCATAGTGACCGCTATCAGTAGCAACTCTGACTCAACTAACAG AGCTATGGACGATGTCAGTCAGAGTCCTAACAGAGCAGACaatagcagcagtagtagtctgactctctctgcctccaccagcaGCCCCAGAGCTGCTTCTGCTGTGCTGTTGCCTGGACTCGAGAACCTACAG GCTTTGGCATCCCCAAGTGGTTCCCTGGCACTAGACAACCCTCAGGTCCTGGATTCTCCTCTCCTGCCGCCGCTGGGCTCTCCGACGAGGGCCCGGTCACCTGACGTCATCTCCTCGGCCTCCACGGCCATGTCCCAGGACATGCCAGAGATCGCCTCCCAGACGCTGCAGCTTCAGCGCGGATTACTGCCCAGCTTGGAGCCCTTATCTCTGTCTGCCCTCCAGACGGACAGCATGGCCTCTGCCGCCTCTGCTCTGCACCTACTGACTTCACCACGCActgccaacaacaacaa CCTGCTACCCCTTGAACTCGGAGGAGCAGACGGACCCGTGGGCGGGGCAGCAGAGTCAGAGCCCAGACTCAGCCATACCCCGTCTCTACTTGAGAACGCGCTATCGCAAGAAAATCCCGGGGCGGGCGGAGGGTCTTCGGATGGCAGCGTTGGCCACACCTCTTGGCCGGCTGCGCCAGACATCACCAGGGAAACCAGGAACAGCCTCAGGGACAACGGTCTTGTAGACTG TTCAAGAGAGGAGTCGAAGGAGAGGCACTTGAGCTCACCTTACCATCGACGCTCTTATCACCTCACGCAGAACGACAGTCAGGATGCCGGCACCGAGCAGAG TGACCCTGATGATGAGGTGGCCAGTCTAGCGTCATCTTCTGGAAACTGCGGCTCTCGCTCTTCTCACAGACTACCGGTGAAGGACTGGAAGGCTTCACCTCGAGGCTCACCAAAAGTGAAAAGGAAGATCAAGAAAGATGACGG TGAATCATCTCAGGCCAGGCACATGGACTCTGCTCAG TTCAACACGGAGGTGCAGGATGagttgctgatgctgctgcgtAGCCAGCAGAGGGAGTTAACTGAACTACGAGGGCAGATTGAAACCATGCAGAGCTCCATCATGGCTCAGGTGGAACACGTCCTGACGAACCACCAGGAACAAGAGC ACCACAGACTAGAGCGAGTGCTGGCGGAGAGTCAGAatcaccagcagcagcttcaggaaCAGCTCAGCCAGCAGCTCAGCCACGCCCTGGGCTCAGCGCTGACCAGCAGAATGGACAAAGTGCTGCgggatgaaatgaagaagacGGTCCCACAGA cGATCTCTAAGAGTCTGGAGCCGGTGACGGGTCAGCTGAGCAACACGATCGCTGCCAGGCTGGCCGCCGTGGAGGTCATCCTCAAGGACAACGTGGTGAAGGTGGCCAAATCCAAA AACACAACGGATGCGATCGGTCGAGCAGCGGCTGAAGCGATGCAGGGACCCATCCAAGCAGCCTACAAAGACGCCTTCCAGAGCATCGTGCTGCCTGTTTTTGAAAGAGGCTGCCAGTCCATGTTTCAGCAGATCAATGACAGCTTCAAACAGGGCACACAAGAAT ACATCCAGCAGCTCGAGACTCATATGAAGAACaaaaagcagagagagcaggacaCGCGAGACCCCATGGTCGGGCAGCTCCAGCAGATGATCGACTCCTTCCAAAGCTCCACTGATCAGCTCGCCAATAACATCACAGCTAATGTCCGGGCTGAGGTCCAGCACCAGATCCAGATGATGGTGGGAAA cttgCAGGAGTCTATTCTTAGCCACGTGCAGCGGATTGTCAAAGGAGAGGTGAGCCTGGCCATGAAGGAGCAGCAGGCGGTCGTCACCTCCAGCATCATGCAGGCGATGAGGTCGGCGGCCGGCACGCCCGTCCCCACAGCGCACCTCGACTACCAGACGCAGCAAGCCAAcatcctgcagctcctccagcagggCCAGCTCAACCAGGCTTTCCAGCAg GCTCTATCTGCAACAGATCTGAACTTGGTCCTGTACGTGTGCGAGACCATCGACTCTCAGCAGGTGTTCGGTCAGCACCCCTGTCCTCTCAGCCAGCCCGTGCTGCTGTCCCTCATCCAGCAGCTTTCTTCCAACCTCTCAACCCGCTCTGAGCTCAAGATGAG CTACCTGGAGGACGCAATAATGAACCTGGACCACGGCGACCCCCTGACCAGAGACCACATGTCTTCAGTGTTGGCCCAGGTCAGACCGAAGCTCTTCACCTTCCTGCAGCAGGACCCCCACAGCCCGCTGAGCAAGAGGGCGCGGCGCCTGATCATGATGCTGCAGGGACTCGTCAACCACTAG
- the edc4 gene encoding enhancer of mRNA-decapping protein 4 isoform X1, protein MASNSNIDIEGATQHLRDILKLDRPGNSAAQYILSMSSSDVQTNEGQRKPSFNGELNGLLGVGLLGSTDRSTMSETSRPISTDMSCSQETKKICLSGDDGSTCIPITSNNVEIVASQDSSINSKARGSNKVKIQPVAKYDWEHKYYYGRLIAVSNSFLAYAIRGANNHAMIRVLSVEFAERSLLKGFTGAVTDLAFAHLDSSLLGCVDEAGNLMVWQLTCTGSKILDQIVVHIRRPEDTPLNSHRRLIWCPFILDDNEENQDDTSQTLALLHEDRAEVWDLEVLRANNTSWPVDDTELKDGLITIKGHTQRVSEGALSPDGTVLATASHDGYIKFWQIYIEGGQDKPSFPSSPSSRCLHELRPHGGRPLSCLLFCDNHKRQDPEVPFWRFLITGADQNQELKMWCTVSWTCLQTIRFSPDPLNSTLPSLKASLDLSSEYLILTDVQRKVLYVMELRQDLDKGKAGFTAVSEFLLTHPVLSFGVRDVSHSRLRHTEVLPAEEESESMTTEGTQGPTESKSGIQIKLYCVHTKSLQDVQILFQPSAGSSSPAFLPHSDSQDGLAGFSDHLTDQSSDKDSGSGSQTDLRKIPSLPAPSDFLSNSATSSGAMPKLMTPDAFMTPSTSVPASPGSSASSLTIVTAISSNSDSTNRAMDDVSQSPNRADNSSSSSLTLSASTSSPRAASAVLLPGLENLQALASPSGSLALDNPQVLDSPLLPPLGSPTRARSPDVISSASTAMSQDMPEIASQTLQLQRGLLPSLEPLSLSALQTDSMASAASALHLLTSPRTANNNNLLPLELGGADGPVGGAAESEPRLSHTPSLLENALSQENPGAGGGSSDGSVGHTSWPAAPDITRETRNSLRDNGLVDCSREESKERHLSSPYHRRSYHLTQNDSQDAGTEQSDPDDEVASLASSSGNCGSRSSHRLPVKDWKASPRGSPKVKRKIKKDDGESSQARHMDSAQFNTEVQDELLMLLRSQQRELTELRGQIETMQSSIMAQVEHVLTNHQEQEHHRLERVLAESQNHQQQLQEQLSQQLSHALGSALTSRMDKVLRDEMKKTVPQTISKSLEPVTGQLSNTIAARLAAVEVILKDNVVKVAKSKNTTDAIGRAAAEAMQGPIQAAYKDAFQSIVLPVFERGCQSMFQQINDSFKQGTQEYIQQLETHMKNKKQREQDTRDPMVGQLQQMIDSFQSSTDQLANNITANVRAEVQHQIQMMVGNLQESILSHVQRIVKGEVSLAMKEQQAVVTSSIMQAMRSAAGTPVPTAHLDYQTQQANILQLLQQGQLNQAFQQALSATDLNLVLYVCETIDSQQVFGQHPCPLSQPVLLSLIQQLSSNLSTRSELKMSYLEDAIMNLDHGDPLTRDHMSSVLAQVRPKLFTFLQQDPHSPLSKRARRLIMMLQGLVNH, encoded by the exons ATGGCGTCCAATTCTAATATCGATATCGAGGGTGCGACCCAGCATCTCCGGGACATCCTCAAGCTAGACCGTCCCGGGAACAGCGCCG CACAATACATTCTTTCAATGTCTTCCTCAGATGTCCAAACAAATGAAGGCCAGAGGAAGCCTTCTTTCAACGGAGAGCTCAACGGCTTATTGGGAGTCGGGCTGCTGGGGAGCACTGATCGGTCAACCATGTCAGAAACTAGCAGACCCATCTCTACAGATATGAGCTGCTCTCAGGAGACTAAGAAAAT CTGTCTTTCTGGTGACGACGGGTCTACCTGCATCCCCATCACCTCAAACAACGTGGAGATTGTGGCAAGTCAAGATTCCAGCATCAACAGCAAGGCTCGAGGCAGCAACAAG GTGAAGATTCAGCCGGTTGCCAAGTACGACTGGGAACACAAGTATTATTATGGCAGACTGATAGCTGTGTCCAACTCCTTCCTGGCCTATGCCATCAGAG GAGCCAACAACCATGCAATGATCCGTGTCCTGAGTGTGGAATTCGCTGAGCGCTCCCTGCTCAAAGGATTCACCGGGGCCGTCACAGATCTGGCTTTTGCCCACCTCGACTCCTCCCTGTTGGGCTGTGTAGACGAAGCGGGCAACCTGATGGTCTGGCAGCTCACCTGCACTGGAAGCAAGATACT AGATCAGATAGTGGTTCATATCCGACGACCAGAAGACACCCCACTGAACTCCCACCGCCGCCTCATCTGGTGCCCGTTCATCCTGGATGACAATGAAGAGAACCAGGACGACACCAGCCAGACCCTGGCCCTTTTACATGAAGACAGG GCTGAGGTATGGGACCTGGAAGTCTTGAGGGCAAACAACACCAGCTGGCCTGTTGATGACACAGAACTGAAAGATGGCCTCATCACAATCAAAGGACACACTCAG CGAGTCAGCGAAGGTGCACTGTCTCCAGATGGGACGGTGTTAGCCACAGCCAGCCACGACGGATACATCAAGTTCTGGCAGATATACATCGAGGGGGGACAGGACAAGCCCAG ttttccttcctctccgtCATCCAGGTGTCTTCACGAATTGCGGCCACACGGAGGACGTCCCCTCTCTTGTCTACTTTTCTGCGACAACCACAAGAGGCAGGACCCAGA GGTTCCTTTCTGGAGGTTTCTGATAACTGGAgcagaccagaaccaggagtTGAAGATGTGGTGCACTGTTTCTTGGACCTGCTTACAAACCATCAG GTTTTCTCCGGATCCGTTAAACTCAACCCTGCCAAGCCTCAAGGCCAGTCTGGATCTGTCTTCTGAGTATCTGATCCTCACCGACGTCCAGAGGAAG GTTTTGTACGTGATGGAGCTACGACAGGACCTGGATAAAGGAAAGGCGGGTTTCACGGCCGTGTCAGAGTTTTTGCTGACCCACCCTGTGCTTAGCTTTGGGGTCAGGGATGTGAGCCACAGCCGGCTGCGACACACCGAGGTCCTcccagcagaggaggagagcgagagCATGACTacag AAGGAACTCAAGGACCCACCGAGTCCAAGTCCGGGATCCAGATTAAACTCTACTGTGTTCACACTAA gagtCTGCAAGATGTTCAGATCTTGTTTCAACCCAGTGCTGGTTCCAGTTCTCCAGCCTTCCTTCCACATTCTGATTCTCAGGACGGCTTGG ccggGTTTTCGGACCATCTCACTGACCAGAGCTCTGACAAGGACTCGGGGAGCGGCTCCCAGACTGACCTAAGGAAGATCCCATCGCTTCCTGCTCCCTCTGACTTCCTGTCGAACTCTGCCACCAGCAGCGGAGCGATGCCCAAGCTGATGACGCCTGACGCCTTCATGACACCAAGCACTTCG GTACCTGCGTCTCCTGGCAGCAGCGCTAGCAGCCTGACCATAGTGACCGCTATCAGTAGCAACTCTGACTCAACTAACAG AGCTATGGACGATGTCAGTCAGAGTCCTAACAGAGCAGACaatagcagcagtagtagtctgactctctctgcctccaccagcaGCCCCAGAGCTGCTTCTGCTGTGCTGTTGCCTGGACTCGAGAACCTACAG GCTTTGGCATCCCCAAGTGGTTCCCTGGCACTAGACAACCCTCAGGTCCTGGATTCTCCTCTCCTGCCGCCGCTGGGCTCTCCGACGAGGGCCCGGTCACCTGACGTCATCTCCTCGGCCTCCACGGCCATGTCCCAGGACATGCCAGAGATCGCCTCCCAGACGCTGCAGCTTCAGCGCGGATTACTGCCCAGCTTGGAGCCCTTATCTCTGTCTGCCCTCCAGACGGACAGCATGGCCTCTGCCGCCTCTGCTCTGCACCTACTGACTTCACCACGCActgccaacaacaacaa CCTGCTACCCCTTGAACTCGGAGGAGCAGACGGACCCGTGGGCGGGGCAGCAGAGTCAGAGCCCAGACTCAGCCATACCCCGTCTCTACTTGAGAACGCGCTATCGCAAGAAAATCCCGGGGCGGGCGGAGGGTCTTCGGATGGCAGCGTTGGCCACACCTCTTGGCCGGCTGCGCCAGACATCACCAGGGAAACCAGGAACAGCCTCAGGGACAACGGTCTTGTAGACTG TTCAAGAGAGGAGTCGAAGGAGAGGCACTTGAGCTCACCTTACCATCGACGCTCTTATCACCTCACGCAGAACGACAGTCAGGATGCCGGCACCGAGCAGAG TGACCCTGATGATGAGGTGGCCAGTCTAGCGTCATCTTCTGGAAACTGCGGCTCTCGCTCTTCTCACAGACTACCGGTGAAGGACTGGAAGGCTTCACCTCGAGGCTCACCAAAAGTGAAAAGGAAGATCAAGAAAGATGACGG TGAATCATCTCAGGCCAGGCACATGGACTCTGCTCAG TTCAACACGGAGGTGCAGGATGagttgctgatgctgctgcgtAGCCAGCAGAGGGAGTTAACTGAACTACGAGGGCAGATTGAAACCATGCAGAGCTCCATCATGGCTCAGGTGGAACACGTCCTGACGAACCACCAGGAACAAGAGC ACCACAGACTAGAGCGAGTGCTGGCGGAGAGTCAGAatcaccagcagcagcttcaggaaCAGCTCAGCCAGCAGCTCAGCCACGCCCTGGGCTCAGCGCTGACCAGCAGAATGGACAAAGTGCTGCgggatgaaatgaagaagacGGTCCCACAGA cGATCTCTAAGAGTCTGGAGCCGGTGACGGGTCAGCTGAGCAACACGATCGCTGCCAGGCTGGCCGCCGTGGAGGTCATCCTCAAGGACAACGTGGTGAAGGTGGCCAAATCCAAA AACACAACGGATGCGATCGGTCGAGCAGCGGCTGAAGCGATGCAGGGACCCATCCAAGCAGCCTACAAAGACGCCTTCCAGAGCATCGTGCTGCCTGTTTTTGAAAGAGGCTGCCAGTCCATGTTTCAGCAGATCAATGACAGCTTCAAACAGGGCACACAAGAAT ACATCCAGCAGCTCGAGACTCATATGAAGAACaaaaagcagagagagcaggacaCGCGAGACCCCATGGTCGGGCAGCTCCAGCAGATGATCGACTCCTTCCAAAGCTCCACTGATCAGCTCGCCAATAACATCACAGCTAATGTCCGGGCTGAGGTCCAGCACCAGATCCAGATGATGGTGGGAAA cttgCAGGAGTCTATTCTTAGCCACGTGCAGCGGATTGTCAAAGGAGAGGTGAGCCTGGCCATGAAGGAGCAGCAGGCGGTCGTCACCTCCAGCATCATGCAGGCGATGAGGTCGGCGGCCGGCACGCCCGTCCCCACAGCGCACCTCGACTACCAGACGCAGCAAGCCAAcatcctgcagctcctccagcagggCCAGCTCAACCAGGCTTTCCAGCAg GCTCTATCTGCAACAGATCTGAACTTGGTCCTGTACGTGTGCGAGACCATCGACTCTCAGCAGGTGTTCGGTCAGCACCCCTGTCCTCTCAGCCAGCCCGTGCTGCTGTCCCTCATCCAGCAGCTTTCTTCCAACCTCTCAACCCGCTCTGAGCTCAAGATGAG CTACCTGGAGGACGCAATAATGAACCTGGACCACGGCGACCCCCTGACCAGAGACCACATGTCTTCAGTGTTGGCCCAGGTCAGACCGAAGCTCTTCACCTTCCTGCAGCAGGACCCCCACAGCCCGCTGAGCAAGAGGGCGCGGCGCCTGATCATGATGCTGCAGGGACTCGTCAACCACTAG